From Pseudostreptobacillus hongkongensis:
GGAAAGAAAAAAGAAGTAGAAAAAAGATCTGTTATAAAGGTGGTTGCACCAGTTGACGGTAATGTTATACCTTTAAGTCAAGTACCTGATGAAACATTTGCACAAGGATTACTTGGATTAGGAGTAGGAATTGAACCCTTAGAAAGCGGATATGTTAAAGCACCAGTAGCAGGTACAATAATACAATTATTTGAAACTAAACATGCTTTTGTTGTTGAAACTCCAGAAGGATTAAATGTATTAACTCATTTTGGATTAAACACAGTTAAGTTAAAAGGTGAAGGATTTGAAGCAGTAGCAAAAGAAGGAGATAAGGTAAATGCTGGAGACCCTATAGTTAAATTTGATTTAGAATTCTTAAAAGCTAATGCAGATTCAGTAGTTACTCCAGTAGTAGTTTTAGAATCTGATGATTATCCTAATGTTAAAGCTTTATTTGAAGGAAAAGGAACAGCAGGAGTTACTGAAATAATATCTGCAGAAAAATAAGTTTAAATATTAAAAGCATGTGTTTTACACGTGCTTTTACATTAGTGGAGAATTTATGAGAAAAATATTTAATAAAAATTTAGATGAACGTAGAGAAATGATACTAAATGGAAATATAATTTCTACTATGATTTTTTTAACAATTCCTACTTTTATGATGGCTATAGTTCAAACTTTGATACCTTTTTCAGATAGCTTATTTCTAAATATTAAATTAGGTAATAATGTTGCAGCTGCAGTATCTTATGTACAACCTGCGATAAATATGATAATTGCATTATCTCAAGGTTTTGGAGTAGTTGCATTATCAATGATAGGACAGTTAAATGGAAAAAATGATGAAAATGGTGTAAGAAATGTATCGTTACAAATATTGATTTTCTCATTTATAACAGGAATTATTTTAATGCCTGTAGCACTACTTAGTGCAAGATTTTTTGTCCCTGATAATCCTGTTTTAAAACAAGATGCATTAATATATTTTTCTCTTTATTCGTTAATAATACCATTTCAATTTATGGCAGCAATATTTAATTCAATAAAAAGTGCAACAGGTGAGCCAGAAGCTACTTTTTATAGAATGTTTGTCTTATTAGTACTTAAATTAATATTTAATAGTATTTATTTATTAGTATTTAATATGGGAATTTATGGAGCAATATATGCATCACTAAGTGCATATATATTAACAAGTATATGGATGTATTATGATTTATTTATAAAAAAATATAAATTTAAATTAAATTTGAGAGAATATAAGTTTGATATTGTAGTTATAAAAGAGCTAATTAAGCTAGCTATACCATCTATGTTAACATATATGGGTATAAATTTAGGATTTTTTTTAATAAATAAAGAAGTTGTCGTTTATGGTTCTGATGTTTTAGCAGGTCTTGCTATAGCAACTCAAGTTACTAATATTTGTTTTACAATGCCAACTTGTGTTGCAACAACGGTAACTACTATGATAAGTATAAATATAGGTGTTGAAAATGTTGAAAAATCAAAAAAAATATTTAATAAAGGTGTATTGATAGGTAATATAGTTGCATTAATATTAGTTGTATTAGTTTTACCAACTTCAAAATATATAGTTGCACTATTTAAACCTACAGATCAAATTGCAAATATTGCTATAGAATCTTTAAAAATATATATTTATTCGGTATTTCCATATTCTGTATTTATGATGAGCCAAGCGGTATATAATGCCTTAGGAAGAACTATCTACCCACTAATAATGAGTTTTTTAAGAATATGGTTTTTAAGATATTTCTTTATACTATTAACAAGTTCATTTTTAGGCTATTATTCAGTGTTTTATGGTAATTTAGTTTCAAACTTTATAGCAGGTTTAATTTTCTATATTATGGTTAAAAAAAGTAGTTGGAGGTCAAATATAAATTATGAGTAATGAATATGTTTTAATAACAGGAGCAAGTTCAGGAATAGGTTTAGAACTTGCTAAGAAGTACGCTAAACAAGGTGAAAAATTAATTCTTGTTGCAA
This genomic window contains:
- a CDS encoding PTS sugar transporter subunit IIA; this translates as MGFFDSLFGKKKEVEKRSVIKVVAPVDGNVIPLSQVPDETFAQGLLGLGVGIEPLESGYVKAPVAGTIIQLFETKHAFVVETPEGLNVLTHFGLNTVKLKGEGFEAVAKEGDKVNAGDPIVKFDLEFLKANADSVVTPVVVLESDDYPNVKALFEGKGTAGVTEIISAEK
- a CDS encoding MATE family efflux transporter translates to MRKIFNKNLDERREMILNGNIISTMIFLTIPTFMMAIVQTLIPFSDSLFLNIKLGNNVAAAVSYVQPAINMIIALSQGFGVVALSMIGQLNGKNDENGVRNVSLQILIFSFITGIILMPVALLSARFFVPDNPVLKQDALIYFSLYSLIIPFQFMAAIFNSIKSATGEPEATFYRMFVLLVLKLIFNSIYLLVFNMGIYGAIYASLSAYILTSIWMYYDLFIKKYKFKLNLREYKFDIVVIKELIKLAIPSMLTYMGINLGFFLINKEVVVYGSDVLAGLAIATQVTNICFTMPTCVATTVTTMISINIGVENVEKSKKIFNKGVLIGNIVALILVVLVLPTSKYIVALFKPTDQIANIAIESLKIYIYSVFPYSVFMMSQAVYNALGRTIYPLIMSFLRIWFLRYFFILLTSSFLGYYSVFYGNLVSNFIAGLIFYIMVKKSSWRSNINYE